From a region of the Candidatus Pantoea bituminis genome:
- a CDS encoding YajQ family cyclic di-GMP-binding protein, with product MPSFDIVSEVDMQEVRNAVDNANRELSTRFDFRNVSASYELNEKNETIKVLSESDFQVKQLVDILREKMLKRGIEGAALEVPEEIEHSGKSWSLDAKMKKGIESDVAKKLVKLIKDSKLKVQTQIQGEALRVTGKSRDDLQGAMAVVRGGNLGQPFQFKNFRD from the coding sequence ATGCCATCTTTCGATATCGTTTCAGAAGTCGACATGCAGGAAGTTCGCAATGCGGTAGATAATGCCAACCGTGAATTGTCTACCCGCTTCGATTTCCGCAACGTGAGCGCCAGCTATGAGCTCAACGAAAAGAATGAAACCATCAAAGTGCTCAGTGAATCTGATTTTCAGGTCAAGCAGTTGGTAGACATTTTGCGCGAGAAAATGCTTAAGCGCGGCATTGAGGGAGCAGCGTTAGAAGTTCCTGAAGAGATTGAGCACAGCGGAAAAAGCTGGAGTCTGGATGCCAAAATGAAAAAAGGCATTGAATCTGACGTAGCGAAAAAATTGGTGAAGCTGATCAAAGACAGCAAGCTGAAGGTGCAAACGCAGATTCAAGGTGAAGCGCTGCGTGTCACCGGTAAGTCACGTGATGATTTACAGGGGGCAATGGCAGTAGTCCGTGGTGGTAATCTGGGGCAGCCGTTCCAGTTTAAAAACTTCCGCGATTAA
- the yajL gene encoding protein deglycase YajL, producing MTANASVLVCLAHGSEETEAVTTIDLLVRGGLKVITASVESDGALEIVCSRGVRLLADAPLVEVADNDYAAIVLPGGLKGAETFRDSPLLVETVRQFHLSERIVAAICAAAGTVLVPHDLFPVGNMTGFPGLKSTIPEEKWMERRVVWDPRVNLLTSQGPGTAMDFALKLIDLLVGKEKAREVASQLVLAAGIYNYQEFE from the coding sequence ATGACCGCGAACGCATCGGTGCTGGTTTGCCTGGCACATGGCAGTGAAGAGACCGAAGCGGTCACCACCATCGATTTACTGGTGCGCGGCGGCTTGAAAGTCATCACTGCCAGCGTAGAAAGCGATGGCGCGCTTGAGATTGTTTGTTCGCGTGGCGTGCGTCTGTTAGCGGATGCGCCTTTAGTGGAAGTGGCAGACAACGACTATGCGGCAATTGTGTTGCCCGGCGGTCTCAAAGGTGCTGAAACCTTCCGCGACAGCCCGTTGTTAGTGGAAACCGTGCGCCAGTTTCATCTTTCCGAGCGTATTGTTGCAGCGATTTGTGCAGCTGCTGGCACAGTTTTAGTTCCACATGATCTCTTTCCAGTGGGCAATATGACCGGTTTTCCTGGCCTTAAATCCACCATCCCAGAAGAAAAGTGGATGGAGCGCCGCGTAGTATGGGATCCACGCGTTAACCTACTGACGAGCCAAGGGCCAGGCACGGCAATGGATTTTGCGTTGAAGCTGATTGATTTGTTGGTAGGAAAAGAGAAAGCGCGTGAAGTCGCTTCGCAGCTGGTATTAGCGGCTGGAATCTACAACTATCAGGAATTTGAGTGA
- a CDS encoding MFS transporter: MNDNKMTPVELRATWGLGTVFSLRMLGMFMVLPVLTTYGMALQGASETLIGLAIGIYGLAQAIFQIPFGLLSDRIGRKPLIVGGLLLFVLGSVIAACSDSIWGIILGRALQGSGAIAAAVMALLSDLTREQNRTKAMAFIGISFGVTFAIAMVLGPIITHALGLHALFWMIAILASLGIAITLLVVPSTTHHVLNRESGMVKGSFSKVMANSRLLKLNFGIFCLHVLLMSSFVALPGQFEQAGFPAAEHWKVYLVTMLIAFAGVIPFIIYAEVKRRMKRVFVGCVGMIVVAEIVLWGAEGHFWTLVIGVQLFFFAFNLMEAILPSLVSKESPAGYKGTAMGLYSTSQFLGVAIGGSMGGWVFGHFDAQTVFLVTAMLATVWLFVSMTMQEPPYVSSLRIVLSDAVLAAPNLEKRLKAQPGVSSVFIVPEEKSAYIKIDSKVTSRVELEALIASN, translated from the coding sequence GGGAATGTTTATGGTCCTGCCGGTACTAACAACGTATGGCATGGCATTACAGGGCGCGAGTGAAACGCTAATTGGCTTGGCGATTGGTATCTATGGTCTGGCTCAGGCTATTTTTCAAATTCCCTTCGGTTTGCTTTCTGATCGTATTGGACGTAAGCCGTTAATCGTTGGCGGTCTGTTGCTGTTTGTTTTAGGCAGCGTTATCGCAGCTTGCAGTGATTCCATTTGGGGCATCATTTTAGGTCGCGCTTTACAGGGTTCCGGTGCAATTGCTGCTGCGGTAATGGCGCTGTTGTCCGACCTAACGCGGGAGCAGAATCGCACGAAAGCTATGGCGTTTATCGGCATTAGCTTCGGCGTTACCTTTGCCATTGCGATGGTGCTAGGTCCCATCATTACTCACGCTTTGGGGCTGCACGCCCTGTTCTGGATGATTGCTATCCTCGCGTCACTTGGCATTGCTATTACGTTACTCGTGGTGCCTTCTACTACCCATCATGTGTTGAATCGCGAATCGGGCATGGTGAAAGGCAGCTTCAGCAAAGTCATGGCTAACTCGCGCCTGCTGAAATTGAATTTTGGCATTTTTTGCCTGCATGTTTTGTTGATGTCGAGTTTTGTCGCGTTACCCGGGCAATTTGAGCAAGCAGGTTTCCCGGCGGCAGAGCATTGGAAAGTCTATCTGGTCACCATGCTTATTGCCTTTGCAGGCGTTATTCCGTTCATCATTTATGCGGAAGTTAAACGCCGCATGAAACGCGTTTTTGTGGGTTGCGTCGGTATGATTGTGGTGGCTGAAATCGTGCTATGGGGCGCAGAAGGCCACTTCTGGACCCTGGTCATTGGTGTGCAGCTTTTCTTCTTTGCCTTTAACCTGATGGAAGCGATTTTGCCTTCTTTGGTAAGCAAAGAATCGCCCGCAGGTTACAAAGGCACCGCCATGGGACTTTACTCCACCAGCCAGTTCCTCGGTGTCGCCATTGGCGGCAGCATGGGCGGTTGGGTGTTTGGGCATTTTGATGCGCAGACGGTGTTTTTAGTGACCGCCATGCTGGCTACCGTTTGGCTGTTTGTTAGCATGACGATGCAGGAGCCGCCTTATGTCAGCAGCCTACGAATCGTCTTGAGCGATGCCGTGTTAGCCGCACCGAATCTGGAAAAGCGCCTCAAAGCACAGCCTGGCGTTTCCTCCGTATTTATCGTGCCTGAAGAGAAAAGCGCCTACATCAAGATTGACAGCAAAGTCACCAGTCGAGTTGAGCTTGAAGCGCTCATCGCCAGCAATTAA